CAATAATCTCACCGCGGAGTCAATCGAAGTTGAACCAGATCAAACCTCTCCATGTCCAGATTGGTGCCCTGCTGGCCTTGGCGCTCGCTGCCCCCACCGCCGCCCTTGCCTACGGCGAACGCGATGCCATCCGCGACTGCGAGAGGCGTCTCCGCAGCGATTATCAGATCAGCGACCTGCGCGATGCCACGGCCGAGCGTCTGCAAGACCGGCTGCATCATTACAAGGTCCAGGGGCTCGCCAAGGTCGATGGGGAAAAGTACCCCTGGACCTGTGAGATCGTGAACCGGCGCGTCGCCGCTATCCAGTACCAGGGACGCCGGTCCTCCCAGGGCGGGGGCGGGACGCCCGAGGTGGTGCCGCGTCGTTCCGGCGAGATCGAGGTACGGATGCCGAGCGGCTGTACCGCGCTGTACGATCGCGACGGCCAACTGATCAACCGCGGCAGCAGTTGCAGCCACAGCGACCGTCGCCGCGCCGCCGATGCCGCGGATTCTTACTTCCGTGAGCAGGGACGCGATCACGGCCGCGGCCGCTACGAAGGGGGCGGCGCGCCGCCCCAGCTCATCGCCGGCAGCAATGGCGAGGCCGAGGTCGTGTTCAAGAACGATTGTGTCGTCTACTACGATCGTCGCGGCCGGCGGACGAACGTATCGCCGAAATGCCAAGGCAGCCAGGTAACCAAGGCCGATCAGGCGCTGCGCGCCTATCGCCGCGAGCAGGGTCTGTAGCCGCTATGAAATACGTGCTTTCTATCACCGCCCTGCTGCTCGTTTCGACCACCGCGGTCGCCATGACGCCCGGCAACATGCCCGCCTATTGCCGCGGCCAAGCCGCGAGCGCCTTCGCCACCCCTGATCCCAACCGAGGCCTGAGTTCCACTATGAAATCACTCCCTTTCATCTTTCTCGTCTGGCTCGTTGCGGCGGTGCCGGTCCTGGCCGCCGATGGCATCCGCGAGGAGGCGGTGCACTTCAAGGCCGGGACCTCGGGCACCACGCTCAAGGGCCGCCTGCACGGCGACCAGGATGTCGACTATGTGCTCGGGGCCAAGGCCGGGCAGCGGATGACGGTGGACCTGCACACCGACAATCCGCAAGCCTATTTCAATGTTCTGCCCCCGGGGACCGACGAGGCCATCTTCGTCGGCAGCAGCGCCGGCAATCGCTTCGTCGGCACCCTGCCCGCCGACGGCAACTACCGCATCCGGGTCTATCTGATGCGGCCCGCCGCCCGCCGTGGCGAGACGGCGAACTATCGGCTCGGTATCAAGATCGGCGGCGGCGCCCACGCGGGTGCGCCCGCCCCGAAGGGCGACTTCGCGGACGGCCTGGCCGGCGGCCCGGACTTCTGGCAGGTCACCGGCGTCGCCGCGAATGACCAACTCAAGGTCCGGCGCAGCCCCTCGGCGAAGGCCGCGACCATCGTCGGTCTGCCCAACGGCGCCGTCCTGCGCAATCACGGCTGCGCGATCCACGGCGGCCAGCGGTGGTGTCAGGTCTCCATGCAGGACGACCCCGGCCGCCGCGGCTGGGTCGCCGGCCGCTATCTGCGCGAGTCGTCCAACTAGTACCACCAGACGCAATTGCTCGGACCATTGGCGTCGGGTGTGCCGTGCGCACCTTGAGAGGCTGCGGTTGATCGCGGGGCCAGGGTCTCGGTTGGCGCCATGGTGCGCACGGCGCACCCTACGGGTCGCGGTGCGGTCAATGGTCCGAGCATTTGTGCGGTACTAGTTGCCCCCCGGAGAGCCTCACTGCCATTAAGTTAAGCGCCGCAGCCCAACCGCCTGGAGTCCAAGGCTTCAGCCTTGGAGCGCGCCAAGGCTGAAGCCTTGGACTCCAG
The DNA window shown above is from Candidatus Thiodictyon syntrophicum and carries:
- a CDS encoding SH3 domain-containing protein, translated to MKYVLSITALLLVSTTAVAMTPGNMPAYCRGQAASAFATPDPNRGLSSTMKSLPFIFLVWLVAAVPVLAADGIREEAVHFKAGTSGTTLKGRLHGDQDVDYVLGAKAGQRMTVDLHTDNPQAYFNVLPPGTDEAIFVGSSAGNRFVGTLPADGNYRIRVYLMRPAARRGETANYRLGIKIGGGAHAGAPAPKGDFADGLAGGPDFWQVTGVAANDQLKVRRSPSAKAATIVGLPNGAVLRNHGCAIHGGQRWCQVSMQDDPGRRGWVAGRYLRESSN